Genomic segment of Nilaparvata lugens isolate BPH chromosome 6, ASM1435652v1, whole genome shotgun sequence:
CCTGCCAAGCCGAGCAGCGATATCCCGCAGTAAGCCGCAACAAAGTTTGAAAACGGTGGTTGTGAACTCGAAAGAACAACGGCCGTTAGCAGTAAGAATCAGTACCGAGGTGGTGGAATTGGTAGACACGCTACCTTGAGGTGGTAGTGCCCTAACGGGCTTGTGGTTCGAGTCCCATCCTCGGTACCAAATCCAGAGATAACTTGCAATTTTGCGATTATCGGCGTAGTATTGCCACGTTTTCGGACGCGGGGTGGAGCAGTCTGGTAGCTCGTCGGGCTCATAACCCGAAGGTCGTCGGTTCAAATCCGGCCCCCGCAACCACTTCCTTTAAGTGTGTATTTTCAAATACACTTTTCGATTGAAACCCGCTTTCTCGATCAACATTTGAAAATGGACACTTGCTCGAAAGTTGTACGAGGCCGCCTAGCGGCAAACAGGGTCCAGTGCATAAAGCCCCGATTTTTCGGGGTTTTTTGTTATTTGGCAACCGAATCACTGGGCTATTTAGCCCTTTTTTTATGTCTTGGGGTGGGCTTGTCCACATTAGAGCAACAGTTACAGAGATGCTTCGGCACCGGTAGAAGCGTTGGCTTTGAGCTTGTAGGCATCGAATTCATTCGTGCGCGCCAATCGACGCTCCGCATCTATATTGATAGTGATAACGGCATCAATGTTGATGATTGCGCTGATGTCAGCCACCAGGTCAGCGCTGTATTGGACGTCGAAGATCCAATCACGGTCGCTTACAACTTGGAAGTCTCCTCTCTGGCCTTGATCGCCCGATGTTCACCGCTGAGCACTATACGCGTTTCCTCGGTGAAGAAGTCAGCCTGGTCCTGCGCATGGCGGTACAAACCGTCGCAAGTGGCAGGGTATTATCAAGTCTGTCGAAGGCGAGATGATCACGGGTTCTGGGAAAGATGGAAAGATGAAGTGTTCGCGCTGAGCAACATCCAGAAAGCGAACCTGGTACCCACTTTAAGTTTGGAAGAGGCAACTAGGATGAACAAAGAGATTCTGGCTGTTTTGAAGCAGTTTCCATGAAAAATCCCTTTCGCGCGAGAAGATTTTCGAAGCGCTGGAAACTGCATTAGCCACCGCAACCAAGAAAAAATACGAGCAGGAAATCGACGTGCGCGTCAGCATTGACCGCAGAACCGGCGATTTCGATACCTTCCGCCGTTGGGTCGCGTAGATGAAGTGACTCAGCCAACGCGTGAAATCACGCTGGAAGCCGCTCAGTTTGAAGACCCGAGCATCGAGCTCGGCGGCTAGTCGAAGATCAGATCGAGTCCGTGACCTCGACCGTATCACCACCCAAACCGCCAAGCAGGTTATCGTGCAGAAAGTGCGCGAAGCCGAGCGTGCGATGGTGGTCGACGCTTTCCGTGAACACGAAGGTGAGATCGTCACGGCGTGGTGAAGAAGTGAACCGTGACAGCATCGCGCTGGATCTGGGCAACAACGCCGAAGCGGTGATTGGCCGTGAAGACATGCTGCCGCGCGAAAAACTTCCGTCCGGGCGACCGCATTCGCGGCGTACTGTACGCCGTGCGTCCTGAAGCTCGCGGCGCGCAGCTGTTCGTCAGCCGTTCCAGCTCGGAAATGCTGAAAGAACTGTTCCGCATCGAAGTGCCGGAAATCGGCGAAGAAGTGATCGAAATTAAAGCGGCAGCCCGCGATCCTGGCTCCCGCGCAAAATTTGCAGTGAAAAACAACGACAAGCGCATCGACCGGTCGGCGCTGCGTAGGTATGCGCGGTGCGCGCGTTCAGGCCGTGTCGAGCGAGCTCGCGGCGAACGCATCGACATCATCCTGGGGATGATAACCCAGCGCAATTCGTCATCAACGCCATGGCGCCGGCCGACGTCGCGTCGATCGTGGTAGACGAAGATAACTGCACCATGGATATCGCCGTTGAAGCCAGCAACCTGGCGCAGGCGATCGGCCGTAACGGCCAAAACGTGCGTTTGGCTTCCAGCTGCTGAAACAACACCGCGGCGACGATCGTTGGGAACTGAACGTGATGACGGCGGACGACCTGCAGGCCAAGCACCAGGCCGAGGCTCATGCCGCTATTGATACCTTCACCAAGTATCTTGATATCGACGAAGATTTCGCCACCGTACTGGTTGAAGAAGGCTTCTCCACGCTGGAAGAGCTGGCCTACGTGCCGATCAAAGAGCTGTGGGAATCGACGGTCTGGATGAAGATACGGTTGAAGCATTGCGCGAACGCGCCAAAGCTGCATTGACCACGCTGGCCTGGCACAAGAAGAAAGCCTGGGCGACAACAAACCGGCGACGATTTGCTCAACCTGCCGGTCTTGAGCGCAAGCATGGCCTTTAAACTGGCCGCGCGTGGGGTTTGTACGCTGGAAGATCTTGCCGAGCAGGTGTTGACGATCTTGCTGATATTGAAGGGCTTAGCGACGAGCAAGCCGGTGAGCTGAGCATGGCTGCACGCAATATCTGTTGGTTTGGCGACAACGCGTAATAACTGTAGCAGGAAGGAAGCATGACGACAGATGTAACCGTAAAATCGCTGGCAGCAGAGTTCGACTCCGGTTGATCGCCTGGTACAGCAGTTTGCTGATGCAGGATCAACAAGTCCGAGTCGGACTCTGTTACCCAGCAAGAAAAAGAAACATTGCTGGCGCACCTGAACCGTGAACACGGCAGCGCGCCGGGTAAACTCACTTTGCAGCGCAAAACGCGCAGCACCTTGAATATCCCGAGCACCGGCGGTAAAAGTAAATCGGTGCAAATTGAGGTCCGCAAGAACGCACTTATGTAAATCGCGATACGCAGGAAGCCCAGTTGGCTGAAGCGGCAGAGCAGGCACAGCGTGAAGCGGAAGAGCAGGCACGGCGCGAAGCGGAAGAGCTCGCAAAACGCGAAGCGGAAGCGAAGCGCGCTGCCGATAGAGCAAGCCAACGTGAGGCCGCGGAGATTGCTAAGCGTAATTCAGCGGAAAAAGAAAAAGTGACCATCAACATACCGACGAATGACCAAGCCAGCTCAGGCGGAAAAAGCACGCCGTGAAGCCGAGCCGCTGAACTGAAACGCAAAGCTGAAGAGGAAGTGCGCCGCAAGGTTGAAGAGGAAGCCAAGCGCGTGGCGGAAAAAGCCCGTCGCATGGCCGAAGAGAACGGCGAGAAGTGGGCCCAGGCAGACGCGGCAAGCGCCGCGGTTGAAAGCGCCGACTATCACGTGACCACCTCTCAGCACGCGCCGTGCCCGAGCAGACGAGACGACGACGCCAAAGTTGAAGGCGATCGTCGCAGCCGCACCCGCGGCGGCAAAGCCACAAGCAGAAGAAAGGCAACAAGCTGTCCGAGTCCAAAGCGGACCGCGAAGAAGCGCGTGCCCGTTACCCGTGGCGGTAAAGGCAAACGCAAGCCTAGCGCTCTGCAGCAGGGCTCAACAAGCCGGCGCAGGTGGTTAACCGTGACGTGGTGATCGGCGAAACCATCACCGTGGCCGAGCTGGCCAACAAGATGGCGGTAAAAAGTTCTCAGGTCATCAAAGTGATGATGAAGCTGGGCGCCATGGCCACCATCAACCAGTATCGACCAGGAACCGCACAGCTGGTTGCCGAAGAGATGGGCCACAAGTTATCCTGCGTCGTGAAAACGAGCGGAAGAAGCGCTGATGATGCGACCGTGATACGGCGCTGCGGCCGAGCCGCGCGCGCCGGTCGTGACCATCATGGGCCACGTTGACCACGGTAAACCTCACTGCTGGACTACATCCGCTCCACCAAAGTGGCGGCGGGGCGAAGCCGGCGGCATCACCCAGCACATCGGTGCCTACCACGTAGAAACCGAGAACGGCATGATCACCTTCCTGGATACCCCGGGCCACGCCGCGTTTCCTCGATGCGTGCTCGCGGTGCTCAGGCGACTGACATCGTGGTTCTGTAGTGGCGGCCGACGACGGCGTGATGCCACAGACAATCGAAGCTATCCAGCACGCGAAAGCGGCGCAGGTGCCGTTGGTGGTTGCGGTGAACAAAATCGACAAGCCGGAAGCCGATCCGGAAGCGTTAAGCAGGAACTGTCTCAGTACGGCGTTATGCCGGAAGAGTGGGGCGGCGAAGCGCAGTTCGTCCACGTGTCCGCGAAAGCCGGTACCGTATTGACGAGCTGCTGCAGGCTATCCTGCTGCAGGCCGAAGTGCTGGAGCTGAAAGCGGGTTCGCAGCGGCATGGCGAGCGGCGTGGTGATCGAGTCCTTCCTGGATAAAGGCCGGCCCTGTGGCTACCGTGCTGGTTCAGGAAGGTACGCTGAACAAGGCGACATCGTCCTGTGCGGCTTCGAATACGGCCGTGTGCGTGCGATGCGTGACGAGCTGGGCCGTGAAGTGACCTCTGCCGGTCCGTCTATCCCTGTGGAAATCCTGGGTCTGTCCAGCGTGCCTGCAGAGGGGTGACGAAGCGACCGTGGTGCGTGACGAGAAGAAAGCGCGTGAAGTGGCGCTGTACCGCCAGGGCAAGTTCCGCGAAGTCAAACTGGCGCGTCAGCGAAGTCCAAGTGGAAAACATGTTCGCAACATGACGACGGCGAAGTGTCCGAGCTGAACATCGTACTGAAGTCCGACGTACAGGGTTCTTGCGAAGCGACAGCGACTCGCTGCTGAAACTCTCCACCGACGAAGTGAAGGTGAAGATTGTCGGCTCCGGCGTAGGTGGGATCACCGAAACCGACGCGACGCTGGCTGCGGCTTCCAACGCCATCATACTGGGCTTCAACGTGCGTGCCGACGCTTCTGCGCGCCGCGTAACGAAGCGGAAAGCCTGGATCTGCGTACTATCCGTGATCTATAACCTGATCGACGAAGTGAAGCAGGCGATGAGCGGTATGCTGGCGCCGGAATACAAGCAGCAGATCATCGGCCTGGCCGAAGTGCGCGACGTGTTCAAATCGCCTAAGTTCGGCGCTATCGCCGGCTGTATGTTACGAAGGGACCATCAAGCGTCAACACCAATCCGCGTACTGCGCGACAACGTGGTTATCTATGAAGGCGAGCTGGAATCCCTGCGCCGCTTCAAAGATGACGTTACGAAGTCCGTAACGGCATGGAATGTGGTATCGGCGTTAAGAACTATAACGACGTGCGCGTCGGCGACATGAATCGAAGTGTTCGAAATCATTGAGATCCAAGCACCATCGCTTAACGATTGCACATCTGCTTATATCTGTTTACGGGGGGCCTTTGTGCCCCCCGATTGTCTGGAGAATCCAAAATGGCAAAAGAATTCAGCCGCGGTCAACGCGTGGCGCAAGAGATGCAGAAGAGATTGCGATCATTCTGCAGCGTGAAGTGAAAGATCCGCGCGTCGGCATGGCGACCGTTTCCGGCGTGGAAGTGTCCCGCGACCTGGCGTATGCCAAGGTTTACGTCACCTTCCTGAACGTGCTGACCGAACCACGATCCGGATCTGGTCACCAACGGCATTAAAGCGTTGCAGGGACGCTTCCGCTACATCCGCACCCTGCTGGGCAAAGCGATGCGCCTGCGCGTGGTGCGGAGTTGACCTTCGCCTACGACAACTCCTTGGTGGAAGGCATGCGCATGTCCAACCTGGTGACCAACGTGGTGAAGAACGACGCCGAGCGACGTTCCGCCTCAGGCgatgacaaggaggattaatgaGTCGCCTCGTTCGCCGCGGCCGTGATATCCACGGCGTGCTGTTGCTGGACAAGCCGCAAGGCTTGTATCCAACGATGCGCTGCAAAAAGTAAAACGCTGTACAACGCCAACCGAGCGGGCCACACCGGCGCGCTCGATCCGTTGGCGACCGGCATGCTGCCTATCTGCCGGGCGAAGCGACCAAGTGTTTCGCAATCCTGCTCGACTCCGACAAGCGTTATCGGGTGATCGCCAAGCTGGGGCAGCGCACCGATACCTCCGACGCCGACGGCCAGATCGTGCAGGAGCGCCCGGTGAACTTCACCCAGGCGCAGCTCGACGCGGCGCTGGACACCTTCCGCGGCGACATCCAGCAGGTGCCGTCGATGTATTCGGCGCTGAAATATCAGGGCAAGAAACTCTACGAGTATGCGCGCCAGGGGATTGAAGTGCCGCGCGAAGCGCGCAATCACGGTGTACGAACTGCAGTTTATCCGCTGGGAAGGGGATGAGCTGGAGCTGGAGATCCACTGCTCGAAAGCACCTACATCCGCACCATCACCGACGATCTCGGCGAGATGCTGGGCTGCGGTGCGCACGTGATCTATCTGCGCGCCTGCAGGTGGCGACTTATCCGATTTCGCGCGCATGGTGACGCTGGAACAGCTGAACGCTTGCTGGCTCAGGCGCAGGAACAGACATCGCGCCCGGCGAGCTGCTCGATCCGCTGCTGATGCCGATGGACAGCCGGTGAGAACTATCCGGAAGTGAATTTGCTGCCGGTGGTGGCGGGCTACGTCAAGCAGGGGCAACCGGTGCAGTGGCCGGCGCGCCGGCTCCGGCCTGGTGCGTATCACCGAGGGGAAGAGCGGAAATTCATCGGCGTGGCGACATCGCCGAGGACGGTCGCGTGCGCCGCGCCGCTGGTGGTCGAGCATTTCGACTGACGGCGGGGCACTGCGTCGCCTTGCGATCGCACTGCGCTAAGAGTAGAATGGGCGCAGCTTATGCATTGGGGCTGAATAGAGATCGGCGCCTGTTTTTATTATCTATAATCTGGAGTATTACAATGTCTCTAAGTGTTGAAGCTAAAGCTCAAATCGTAGCTGATTCGGTCGTGTGGTACTAACGACAGCGGTTCTACCGAAGTTCAGTTGCCCTGCTGACTGCGCAGATCAACCATCTGCAAGGCCATCCGAGCACAAAAAGATCACACAGCCGTCGTGGTTGCTGCGTCTGGTTCTCAGCGTCGTAAGCTGCTGGACTACCTGAAGCGTAAAGAGTAGCACGTTACACCAGCCTGATCGAGCGTCTGGGTCTGCGTCGCTAATCTAGCAAGTTTCAGTGGAAAGGGCCTATTTTGCCCCTTTCTTCTAGGAAGCATAAGCAAATCAGGTTATGTATTACTGATGTTTCCAAAACAGGTTCTTCGTTACCGAGGTTCGCGCGGCTAATGAGAGGCTTATCGCCGTCTGAGATAAGGATTGTCATTAGTCGCGAGGATGTAGTGAGAAGGCAAATCGAGTCACAGGCGTGTCGAGTCGTCAATGCGATTGCGCGCCGCTAATCAAGGATATAATTTTGCTGACACCGATCATTCGCAAATTCCAGTATGGCCAGCATACCGTCACATCGAAACCGGTATGATGGCTCGTCAGCCACCGCCGCCGTTATGGTGAGCATGGATGTACACCGCCGTCTTCGTTACCGTCGTTGGCCAGAAAAAGCCAAGCCGGGCCAGAGCTTCTTCCCGCTGACCGTTAACTACAAGAGCGTACCTACGCCGCCGGCCGTCCCGGGCAGCTTCTTCCGTCGCGAAGGCCGTCCGAGCGAAGGCGAGACGCTGACTTCCGTCTGATGACCGTCCGATCCGCCCATGTTCCCGGCAGCTTCCTGAACGAATTCAGGTGATCGCGACCGTGGTTTCCGTTAACCCGCAGGTGAACCCGGACATCGTCGCGATGATCGGTGCTTCCGCGCCCTGAGCCTGTCGGTATCCCGTCAACGGCCCAATCGGCGCAGCGCGCGTAGGTTACATCAACGACCAGTACGTACTGAACCCACGACTGACGAACTGAAAGAAAGCCGTCTGATTCTGGTTTGCCGGTACTGCGGGTGCGGTGCTGATGGTTGAATCCGAAGCGGACGTGCTGAGCGAAGACCAGATGCTGGGCGCCGTGGTGTTCGGCACGACCAGCAGCAAGTGGTTATCGAAAACTCAACGCGCTGGTTGCCGAAGCCGGCAAGCCGAAGTGGGATTGGCAGGCGCCTGCGGTCAACGAAGCGCTGCACGCGCGCGTGGCCGAACTGGCCGAAGCTCGCCTGGGCGACGCTTACCACATCACCGAAAAACAAGAGCGCTACGCTCAGGTTGACGCGATCAAAGACAGCGTCGTTGAACCCTGCTGGCGCAGGACGAGACTCTGGATGCCTTGAATTCAAGACATCCTGGGCAACGTCGAGAAAAACGTGGTGCGCAGCCGCGTACTGCGTGGCGAGCCGCGTATCGACGGCCGTGAAAAAGACATGATCCGTGGCCTGGACGTGCGCACCGGCGTACTGCCGCGCACCCACGGTTCCGCGCTGTTCACCCGTGGCGAAACTCAGGCTGGTTTTACCGCGACCCTGGGGAACCGCGCGCGACGCACAGAACCTGGACGAGCTGATGGGCGAAAAGACCGCAGCTTCCTGTTCACTACAACTTCCCTCCGTACTCCGTGGGGCAAACCGGCATGGTCGGTTCACCTAAGC
This window contains:
- the LOC120352057 gene encoding LOW QUALITY PROTEIN: transcription termination/antitermination protein NusA-like (The sequence of the model RefSeq protein was modified relative to this genomic sequence to represent the inferred CDS: inserted 11 bases in 9 codons; deleted 2 bases in 2 codons), encoding MNKEILAVLXSSFHEKSLSREKIFEALETALATATKKKYEQEIDVRVSIDRRTGDFDTFRRWVAXDEVTQPTREITLEAAQFEDPSIELGXLVEDQIESVXLDRITTQTAKQVIVQKVREAEQVNRDSIALDLGNNAEAVIGREDMLPRENFRPGDRIRGVLYAVRPEARGAQLFVSRSSSEMLKELFRIEVPEIGEEVIEIKAAARDPGSRAKFAVKNNDKRIDRSAXCVGMRGARVQAVSSELXGERIDIILXDDNPAQFVINAMAPADVASIVVDEDNCTMDIAVEASNLAQAIGRNGQNHQAEAHAAIDTFTKYLDIDEDFATVLVEEGFSTLEELAYVPIKELXGIDGLDEDTVEALRERAKAALTTLAWHKKKPGRQQTGDDLLNLPVLSASMAFKLAARGVCTLEDLAEQXVDDLADIEGLSDEQAGELSMAARNICWFGDNAINKSESDSVTQQEKETLLAHLNREHGSAPGKLTLQRKTRSTLNIPSTGGKSKSVQIEEAQLAEAAEQAQREAEEQARREAEELAKREAEAKRAADRASQREAAEIAKRNSAEKEKVTINIPTNDQASSGGKSTP
- the LOC120352058 gene encoding LOW QUALITY PROTEIN: translation initiation factor IF-2-like (The sequence of the model RefSeq protein was modified relative to this genomic sequence to represent the inferred CDS: inserted 4 bases in 4 codons; deleted 1 base in 1 codon), producing the protein MGHVDHGKPHCWTTSAPPKWRRGEAGGITQHIGAYHVETENGMITFLDTPGHAAFXSMRARGAQATDIVVXVVAADDGVMPQTIEAIQHAKAAQVPLVVAVNKIDKPEADPXSVKQELSQYGVMPEEWGGEAQFVHVSAKAGXRIDELLQAILLQAEVLELKAGSQGMASGVVIESFLDKGRPCGYRAGSGRYAEQGDIVLCGFEYGRVRAMRDELGREVTSAACLQRGDEATVVRDEKKAREVALYRQGKFREVKLARFLRSDSDSLLKLSTDEVKVKIVGSGVGGITETDATLAAASNAIILGFNVRADASARRVTKRKAWICVLSVIYNLIDEVKQAMSGMLAPEYKQQIIGLAEVRDVFKSPKFGAIAGCMLRRDHQASTPIRVLRDNVVIYEGELESLRRFKDDVTNVAGTLPLHPHPAGQSDAPARGAELTFAYDNSLVEGMRMSNLVTNVVKNDAERRSASGDDKED